In one Bradyrhizobium sp. 4 genomic region, the following are encoded:
- a CDS encoding MFS transporter, translated as MRNRWGILAILFVVRLTIAFQFQSVAAVAPLLQQSFGVGLADIGILIGLYFTPGIVLALPGGAIGRTLGDKPTTIVALLLMTAGSLVMATTDVWGWQMAGRLASGAGGVLLTVQLTKMGTDWFAGKEIATAMAIFVNSWPAGVAISLLVLPAIGTAYGAGAVFLVAGALTAIGIVLITFYQSPPGATASATGSGRLDPLALLAVIVAGAIWGLYNVGFAMIFSFGPSLLAERGWSIAAAGSAISLVMWLSVISVPAGGYLADRFKRPFVLAIAASLVVAALLAWLTRSDAVITILVLIGLFGGLPAGPIMSLTARVLALETRAIGMGVFYTLFYAAMMLGPAIAGRLAKSAGTAAVALDLGALTVLACPPLMWLFERIVSVRHRRARS; from the coding sequence TTGCGCAATCGCTGGGGCATACTTGCGATCCTGTTCGTCGTTCGCCTCACCATCGCATTCCAGTTCCAGAGCGTGGCCGCGGTCGCGCCGCTGCTGCAGCAGAGCTTCGGCGTCGGACTCGCCGATATCGGCATCCTGATCGGACTCTATTTCACACCGGGCATCGTGCTGGCGCTGCCGGGCGGCGCGATTGGCCGCACCCTCGGCGACAAGCCCACCACGATCGTGGCGCTGCTGCTGATGACGGCGGGCAGTCTCGTCATGGCCACCACCGACGTCTGGGGCTGGCAGATGGCGGGCCGGCTCGCCTCGGGCGCCGGTGGCGTGTTGCTGACCGTGCAACTCACCAAGATGGGCACCGACTGGTTTGCGGGCAAGGAGATCGCCACCGCGATGGCCATCTTCGTCAACTCCTGGCCGGCGGGCGTTGCGATCTCGCTGCTGGTGCTGCCGGCGATCGGCACGGCCTACGGCGCAGGCGCCGTGTTTCTCGTAGCCGGCGCGCTGACCGCGATCGGCATTGTGCTGATCACGTTCTACCAATCGCCGCCGGGAGCAACCGCCAGCGCGACCGGCTCCGGGCGGCTTGATCCGCTCGCGCTTCTGGCGGTGATCGTCGCGGGTGCGATCTGGGGCCTCTATAATGTCGGCTTCGCCATGATCTTCTCGTTCGGCCCCTCGCTGCTCGCCGAGCGCGGCTGGAGCATTGCCGCGGCGGGATCGGCGATCAGCCTCGTGATGTGGCTGTCGGTGATCTCAGTGCCGGCAGGCGGCTATCTCGCCGATCGCTTCAAGCGGCCGTTCGTACTGGCGATCGCGGCCAGCCTGGTGGTCGCCGCCCTGCTGGCCTGGCTGACCCGGTCCGACGCCGTGATCACGATCCTCGTCCTGATCGGCCTGTTCGGGGGCCTTCCGGCCGGCCCGATCATGAGCCTCACCGCCCGCGTGCTTGCCCTTGAAACCAGGGCGATCGGGATGGGCGTGTTCTACACTCTGTTCTATGCCGCGATGATGCTGGGACCGGCCATTGCCGGCCGGCTCGCCAAATCGGCCGGCACTGCCGCGGTCGCGCTCGACCTCGGCGCGCTGACGGTGCTGGCCTGCCCGCCCCTGATGTGGCTTTTCGAACGCATTGTTTCTGTTCGTCATCGCCGCGCCCGATCCTAA
- a CDS encoding transglutaminase-like cysteine peptidase — translation MFDFMGQGKGMALAAMLFGMSAAAQAGEGRLLYASLGDTTRAPIGWVEFCADNAAQCQGAPTQPRDIVMSQAAWRDLVKVNRWVNETVKPLTDQEHWGVIEKWSLPSDGYGDCEDYVLLKRKMLIDAGWPREALLITVVRDKKGEGHAVLTVKTDKGEFVLDNQNENVVAWTETGYRFVKRQSQSDPNVWVSLGDTKPAVSTASARDQ, via the coding sequence ATGTTTGATTTCATGGGACAGGGGAAGGGAATGGCGCTGGCCGCCATGCTCTTCGGAATGAGCGCGGCAGCGCAGGCCGGCGAAGGCCGTCTGCTCTACGCAAGCCTCGGCGACACCACGCGTGCGCCGATCGGCTGGGTCGAGTTCTGTGCGGATAATGCTGCCCAGTGCCAAGGCGCACCGACGCAACCGCGCGACATCGTGATGTCGCAGGCTGCATGGCGCGACCTCGTCAAGGTCAATCGCTGGGTCAACGAGACCGTCAAGCCTTTGACCGACCAGGAGCACTGGGGCGTGATCGAAAAATGGTCGCTGCCGTCGGACGGTTACGGCGACTGTGAAGACTACGTGCTGTTGAAGCGCAAGATGCTGATCGATGCCGGATGGCCCCGCGAGGCCCTGCTCATCACCGTTGTGCGCGACAAGAAGGGCGAAGGACACGCGGTGCTGACGGTGAAAACCGACAAGGGCGAGTTCGTTCTCGACAATCAGAACGAGAACGTCGTTGCCTGGACGGAGACCGGCTACCGCTTCGTCAAGCGCCAGTCGCAGAGCGATCCAAACGTCTGGGTCTCGCTCGGCGACACCAAGCCGGCGGTCTCCACCGCCAGCGCGAGAGATCAGTAG
- a CDS encoding PilZ domain-containing protein: protein MALAHKKFLPAAEERRRFQRVKVHLLGRYMLPDRREFPCQVINMSPGGLALLAPGIGNVGDRVVAYLDHIGRVEGKITRIIDNGFAMTVGATPRKRDKLAAQLTWLANRDILNLPEDRRHDRIVPRNPIAVLTLEDGTKMTCRIIDLSLSGAAIAAENRPPLKSTVLLGRVQGRVVRNLEDGFALEFMHSQPIETLEESVTAR, encoded by the coding sequence ATGGCGTTGGCGCACAAAAAATTTCTTCCGGCCGCCGAGGAACGTCGGCGTTTCCAGCGGGTGAAGGTTCACCTGCTCGGCCGCTACATGCTGCCGGACCGCCGTGAATTCCCTTGCCAGGTGATCAACATGTCGCCGGGCGGGCTGGCACTGCTGGCCCCCGGCATCGGCAATGTCGGCGACCGCGTGGTCGCCTATCTCGACCATATCGGCCGCGTCGAGGGCAAGATCACCCGCATCATCGACAATGGCTTCGCCATGACGGTCGGTGCGACACCGCGAAAGCGCGACAAGCTCGCGGCACAGCTGACCTGGCTCGCCAACCGCGACATCCTCAATTTGCCGGAAGACCGCCGCCACGATCGTATCGTACCGCGCAACCCGATCGCGGTGCTGACGCTCGAGGACGGCACCAAGATGACCTGCCGCATCATCGACCTTTCGCTCTCGGGCGCCGCCATCGCCGCCGAGAACCGTCCCCCGCTGAAATCGACGGTTCTGCTCGGCCGGGTGCAGGGCCGCGTGGTCCGAAATCTCGAAGACGGCTTCGCGCTTGAGTTCATGCATTCGCAGCCGATAGAAACTCTCGAAGAGAGCGTTACCGCGCGGTAA